One Cydia fagiglandana chromosome 11, ilCydFagi1.1, whole genome shotgun sequence genomic region harbors:
- the LOC134668489 gene encoding uncharacterized protein LOC134668489 isoform X1: protein MNTAEKLIALQIDSLEITAKAHVNYNKYPKEKITSGYVEGRLETLENNYKEFKSTHQRLITTVSEEDKCKLSYFTEDLYDTFEERYHTYKALVDVASECGQPLVCRALIHQGSEASFVTARVAELLRSKKTANSKEFPRISEDNNMCIKGKVDLQISSRYTPDFTVKVNAYVINSFHRNMPAKKINNNILPRLDNIKLADPTFDTPSGIDILLGADVFGKIIDSGFKRGQGNVIAQCTHIGWILTNDISTISANLQTTRSCPSMRQVKEGKVKFKQKISTEIPASGVRPLRAKVKTKVDIPIQQSNLMYS from the exons ATGAATACAGCCGAGAAACTTATTGCACTACAAATAGACAGTTTAGAAATAACGGCAAAGGCCCACGTGAACTACAACAAGTATCCAAAAGAAAAAATTACGTCAGGATATGTAGAAGGGCGGTTAGAAACTTTGGAAAATAACTACAAGGAATTCAAAAGCACCCATCAAAGGTTGATTACTACCGTTTCAGAAGAAGATAAGTGCAAATTATCTTACTTTACAGAAGATCTATACGACACATTTGAAGAACGTTATCATACATACAAGG CGCTCGTTGATGTAGCGTCGGAGTGTGGACAACCATTGGTCTGCAGAGCACTGATCCATCAAGGGTCCGAAGCTTCATTTGTCACAGCTCGGGTAGCCGAGTTGTTAAGGTCGAAGAAAACGGCAAATAGCAAAGAGTTTCCTAGGATCAGCGAAGACAACAACATGTGCATCAAAGGCAAGGTGGATTTACAAATCTCGTCGAGGTATACACCAGATTTTACTGTGAAGGTAAACGCTTATGTTATAAATTCGTTTCATCGCAATATGCCAGCTAAGAAAATCAATAATAACATATTACCTCGACTTGATAACATTAAGTTAGCTGACCCCACCTTTGACACCCCAAGTGGTATTGATATTCTTCTTGGGGCTGATGTTTTTGGCAAAATTATTGACTCTGGTTTTAAGAGAGGACAGGGCAATGTTATTGCTCAATGCACACACATAGGGTGGATATTAACTAATGACATAAGTACCATTTCTGCCAATTTACAAACAACCAGAAGTTGTCCTAGCATGCGTCAAGTAAAGGAAGGTAAAGTAAAATTCAAGCAAAAAATAAGTACAGAGATACCAGCTTCAGGAGTTAGACCTCTTCGCGCTAAAGTCAAAACTAAAGTCGATATACCAATTCAGCAATCAAACTTAATGTACAGTTAG
- the LOC134668489 gene encoding uncharacterized protein LOC134668489 isoform X2 gives MWQPALIAETFNAHFARKDITSITANNLQISQSMKALVDVASECGQPLVCRALIHQGSEASFVTARVAELLRSKKTANSKEFPRISEDNNMCIKGKVDLQISSRYTPDFTVKVNAYVINSFHRNMPAKKINNNILPRLDNIKLADPTFDTPSGIDILLGADVFGKIIDSGFKRGQGNVIAQCTHIGWILTNDISTISANLQTTRSCPSMRQVKEGKVKFKQKISTEIPASGVRPLRAKVKTKVDIPIQQSNLMYS, from the exons ATGTGGCAGCCGGCTTTGATAGCGGAGACATTCAATGCGCATTTTGCAAGGAAAGACATCACATCTATAACTGCAAACAATTTGCAGATCAGCCAGTCGATGAAAG CGCTCGTTGATGTAGCGTCGGAGTGTGGACAACCATTGGTCTGCAGAGCACTGATCCATCAAGGGTCCGAAGCTTCATTTGTCACAGCTCGGGTAGCCGAGTTGTTAAGGTCGAAGAAAACGGCAAATAGCAAAGAGTTTCCTAGGATCAGCGAAGACAACAACATGTGCATCAAAGGCAAGGTGGATTTACAAATCTCGTCGAGGTATACACCAGATTTTACTGTGAAGGTAAACGCTTATGTTATAAATTCGTTTCATCGCAATATGCCAGCTAAGAAAATCAATAATAACATATTACCTCGACTTGATAACATTAAGTTAGCTGACCCCACCTTTGACACCCCAAGTGGTATTGATATTCTTCTTGGGGCTGATGTTTTTGGCAAAATTATTGACTCTGGTTTTAAGAGAGGACAGGGCAATGTTATTGCTCAATGCACACACATAGGGTGGATATTAACTAATGACATAAGTACCATTTCTGCCAATTTACAAACAACCAGAAGTTGTCCTAGCATGCGTCAAGTAAAGGAAGGTAAAGTAAAATTCAAGCAAAAAATAAGTACAGAGATACCAGCTTCAGGAGTTAGACCTCTTCGCGCTAAAGTCAAAACTAAAGTCGATATACCAATTCAGCAATCAAACTTAATGTACAGTTAG
- the LOC134668490 gene encoding alanine aminotransferase 2-like: MNQNIVKLEYAVRGPLVIRAAAIEKELKTGSNKPFKKVIRANLGDAHAMGQTPITFIRQVLACATYPELIDKYDFPSDVKQRANELLDGCAGRSVGAYSASYGLEIIRKDVAKYIEERDGHPSKPEDILITAGASMGIKSILNLFSSEGKPDGVMIPIPQYPLYSATLVEFGLEAVGYYLDEDNAWGLDMNELNSALDKAKKTCSVKCIVIINPGNPTGQVLTRENIESVIKFAHENNLLIIADEVYQHNVYAEGSKFHSFKKVLREMGAPYTDEVELTSFMTVSKGYMGECGLRGGWLEIVNMEPAVQAHLYKALSAMLCPTVLGQIATDTVARPPKQGEPSYDLYNKEKTAVLESLKTRAKMVADTFNSMEGFKCNAVQGAMYCFPRIQLPPKAIAAAKADGKAADVFYAFALLEETGICVVAGSGFKQRPGTYHFRTTILPQTDVLKEMLNIFQDFHQKFTKKYA, encoded by the exons ATGAACCAAAACATTGTGAAGCTGGAATATGCCGTGCGTGGTCCTCTGGTCATACGAGCTGCTGCAATCGAGAAGGAACTTAAGACG GGCTCAAATAAACCGTTCAAGAAGGTAATCAGAGCCAACCTTGGCGACGCGCATGCAATGGGGCAAACGCCCATCACTTTTATTCGACAG GTGTTGGCGTGTGCGACATATCCAGAGCTGATTGATAAGTATGACTTCCCCAGTGACGTGAAACAACGTGCTAATGAACTGCTGGATGGGTGTGC AGGAAGGTCAGTCGGGGCCTACAGCGCCTCATACGGACTAGAAATAATTCGCAAAGACGTTGCCAAATACATAGAAGAACGCGACGGGCATCCCAGCAAACCGGAGGATATTCTTATAACGGCTGGAGCTTCTATGGGCATTAAAAGTattcttaacttattttcttCGGAGGGCAAACCTGATG GTGTAATGATCCCCATACCACAATACCCCCTCTACTCGGCCACTCTCGTCGAATTCGGGCTAGAAGCTGTAGGCTATTATTTAGATGAGGACAACGCATGGGGGCTGGATATGAATGAGCTGAACAGCGCTCTGGACAAGGCGAAGAAAACATGTTCTGTCaaatgtattgttattattaatCCTGGGAATCCTACGGGGCAG GTGTTGACGAGGGAAAACATAGAGTCCGTCATCAAGTTTGCACACGAGAACAATCTGTTGATAATCGCAGATGAAGTGTACCAGCACAACGTTTACGCTGAGGGCAGCAAGTTCCACTCGTTTAAGAAG GTACTAAGAGAAATGGGCGCTCCATACACGGACGAAGTAGAACTGACTTCGTTCATGACGGTCAGTAAAGGTTACATGGGCGAATGCGGACTGCGGGGTGGATGGCTGGAGATCGTGAACATGGAACCGGCAGTGCAGGCGCACCTTTATAAA GCATTATCTGCGATGCTATGTCCGACTGTACTTGGTCAGATTGCCACGGATACAGTT GCCAGACCACCAAAACAAGGAGAGCCTTCATACGACCTCTACAATAAAGAGAAGACAGCTGTGTTGGAATCCTTGAAGACTCGCGCTAAAATGGTTGCCGATACTTTCAACTCCATGGAGGGGTTCAAATGCAACGCTGTGcag GGAGCCATGTACTGCTTTCCACGGATTCAGCTGCCACCAAAAGCGATAGCAGCGGCCAAAGCTGACGGGAAGGCGGCTGATGTGTTTTACGCCTTCGCTTTACTAGAAGAAACAG GAATCTGCGTTGTGGCAGGCAGCGGTTTCAAGCAGCGACCAGGCACCTACCACTTCCGGACCACCATACTACCACAGACGGATGTACTCAAAGAAATGCTCAATATATTTCAAGACTTCCACCAGAAATTCACTAAGAAATATGCCTAG